In Mangifera indica cultivar Alphonso chromosome 1, CATAS_Mindica_2.1, whole genome shotgun sequence, a single genomic region encodes these proteins:
- the LOC123195341 gene encoding two-pore potassium channel 1 — protein sequence MESNDTKQSLLSGLVDPTSPKSKENASKTRRYRHCKSAPLADILPAEIGLNSLPRFESLFGKPHPHYLRLAAYLSVYLSAGTVCFYSMQSQIKGKKTNGIVDSVYFCIVTMTTVGYGDLVPDSVLSKLLACAFVFVGMAVGGLILSKAADYLVEKQEILLIKALHIRHKLGPMDMLKEVEINGVRYKCILFVIIILVLIIVGTVFLILVEELDFIDSFYCICSTITTLGYGDKSFSTTGGRVFGIFWILTSTISLGQFYLHLAQLNTEKRQMKLVNWVLSQQITSVDLEAADLDGDGDVSAAEFIVYKLREMGKICQEDISLLLKEFEDLDVDQSGTLSTSDIILAQNTQTKS from the exons ATGGAGTCAAACGATACAAAGCAGTCATTGCTCTCAGGATTAGTAGATCCTACATCTccaaaaagtaaagaaaatgcTTCCAAGACAAGACGATATCGTCATTGTAAAAGTGCTCCTCTAGCTGATATTCTTCCTGCAGAAATTGGCTTGAACTCCCTTCCACGCTTTGAATCCCTTTTTGGGAAACCCCATCCACATTATTTAAGGTTGGCTGCATACCTGAGTGTGTACCTCAGTGCAGGCACCGTCTGCTTCTACAGCATGCAGAGCCAAATCAAGGGAAAGAAAACAAATGGAATCGTAGATTCTGTTTATTTCTGCATTGTGACGATGACCACTGTTGGATATGGAGACCTTGTGCCTGATAGTGTCCTTTCAAAGCTACTCGCCTGTGCCTTTGTCTTTGTAGGGATGGCTGTGGGAGGTCTAATACTCAGCAAAGCAGCAGACTATTTGGTTGAGAAGCAGGAAATCTTGCTGATTAAGGCCCTGCATATACGTCATAAACTTGGTCCTATGGATATGCTAAAGGAGGTTGAAATCAACGGAGTGAGGTACAAATGTATCCTGTTTGTTATCATCATATTGGTGCTCATCATCGTTGGGACAGTCTTCCTCATCTTAGTTGAGGAATTAGACTTCATTGATTCTTTCTACTGTATTTGTTCTACCATCACAACTTTAGGTTATGGTGACAAGAGCTTCTCAACTACAGGGGGCCGTGTTTTTGGAATATTTTGGATCCTCACTAGTACCATATCGTTAGGTCAATTTTACCTCCACCTTGCTCAGCTAAACACTGAAAAGAGACAAATGAAACTGGTCAACTGGGTTCTTAGTCAACAAATAACTTCCGTAGATTTGGAGGCAGCCGATCttgatggtgatggtgatgtTAG TGCAGCGGAGTTCATTGTATATAAACTTAGAGAGATGGGGAAGATTTGCCAAGAAGACATTTCACTACTATTGAAGGAGTTTGAGGATCTTGATGTTGATCAATCTGGAACTTTGTCAACGTCTGATATAATTCTTGCACAAAATACACAAACCAAGAGCTGA
- the LOC123211830 gene encoding cysteine synthase 2 encodes MMAPVKPRGVIVAAIAAISIAIASYYYLCKSNKKTKLSLSFNNKKKKLKRNGLVDAIGNTPLIRINSLSEATGCEILGKCEFLNPGGSVKDRVAVKIIEEALESGKLSRGGVVTEGSAGSTAISLATVAPTYGCKCHVVIPDDAAIEKSQILEALGATVERVRPVSITHRDHFVNIARRRALEANEFASKLRKGDQVNGKEPEQINGHGSDEAKKSSIFSSDCTGGFFADQFENLSNFRAHYEGTGPEIWEQTSGHLDAFVAAAGTGGTLAGVSRFLQEKHPGIKCFLVDPPGSSLFNKVTRGVMYTREEAEGKRLKNPFDTITEGIGINRLTENFAMAKLDGAFRGTDKEAVEMSRFLLKNDGLFLGSSSAMNCVGAVRVAQSLGPGHTIVTILCDSGMRHLSKFYDAQYLSQLGLSPTAAGLEFLRIK; translated from the exons ATGATGGCGCCTGTGAAACCCAGAGGAGTTATTGTAGCTGCTATTGCTGCAATCTCCATAGCTATAGCATCTTACTATTATCTCTGTAAATCCAATAAAAAGACCAAGTTGTCCCTCTCTTTcaacaacaagaagaagaaactaaAACGAAATGGACTTGTCGATGCCATTGGAAACACCCCTTTGATTCGTATCAACAGCCTTTCTGAAGCCACTGGATGTgaa ATTCTtggtaaatgtgagtttttgaATCCAGGAGGCAGTGTGAAAGATAGAGTTGCTGTGAAGATAATTGAAGAG GCTTTGGAATCTGGCAAGCTGAGTCGAGGCGGAGTAGTTACTGAGGGAAGTGCTGGAAGTACTGCTATTAGCCTTGCTACAGTTGCTCCGACCTATGGATGCAAATGCCATGTGGTTATCCCCGATGATGCTGCCATTGAGAAG TCTCAAATACTTGAAGCCCTTGGAGCAACTGTTGAAAGAGTAAGACCAGTGTCTATCACGCATAGAGATCACTTTGTCAATATCGCTAGGAGACGTGCATTGGAAGCAAATGAATTTGCATCAAAGCTTAGAAAAGGTGACCAGGTGAATGGCAAGGAGCCAGAGCAAATTAATGGTCATGGATCTGATGAAGCCAAAAAAAGTTCCATCTTCTCAAGTGATTGTACTGGTGGTTTCTTTGCTgatcagtttgaaaatttatcgAATTTCCGAGCCCATTATGAGGGTACTGGGCCTGAGATCTGGGAGCAAACTAGTGGTCATTTAGATGCATTTGTTGCAGCAGCTGGCACAGGTGGCACTTTAGCTGGTGTTTCAAGGTTTCTCCAG GAAAAGCATCCAGGCATCAAGTGCTTCCTGGTTGATCCTCCCGGTTCTAGTTTGTTTAATAAGGTAACAAGAGGGGTCATGTACACGAGAGAGGAAGCCGAAGGAAAAAGACTAAAGAATCCTTTTGACACAATAACAGAAGGAATTGGTATCAATAgattaacagaaaattttgcCATGGCAAAACTTGATGGAGCTTTTCGAGGCACTGATAAGGAGGCTGTTGAAATGTCAAG atttcttttGAAGAATGACGGTCTATTCCTAGGGAGTTCTTCAGCCATGAACTGTGTAGGAGCTGTGCGAGTGGCACAGTCACTTGGCCCTGGTCACACGATAGTCACCATTCTTTGTGACAGTGGGATGAGGCATCTGAGTAAGTTCTATGATGCTCAGTATCTTTCTCAGCTTGGTTTGTCTCCCACTGCAGCTGGACTAGAGTTCCTTCGCATCAAATGA
- the LOC123222277 gene encoding uncharacterized protein LOC123222277 yields MEPSPVCTTPPVEEEDEWDTDGFVIPSLGIGDPDESKPGGVEEEISKPPSPKAKKEENIYLGPHGAPPSQSKQLELNSSSRKQRFKQKLKEADRRTTGTGRENKVENLRELVGGGKLGINMSKGTSKDWLDPHCHESQFEKWYPQ; encoded by the exons ATGGAACCCTCTCCAGTGTGCACCACTCCTCcggttgaagaagaagatgagtgGG ACACTGATGGATTCGTGATTCCAAGCTTGGGAATAGGAGACCCAGATGAAAGTAAACCTGGTGGTGTAGAAGAAGAAATATCAAAACCTCCTTCTCCGAAG GcaaaaaaggaagagaatatCTACTTAGGACCACATGGTGCCCCTCCTTCGCAATCAAAGCAGCTGGAGCTGAACTCATCAAGCCGGAAGCAGCGTTTTAAGCAGAAACTGAAGGAAGCAGATAGGCGGACCACTGGGACAGGGCGGGAGAATAAGGTGGAAAATTTGAGAGAGCTTGTGGGCGGTGGAAAATTAGGCATTAACATGTCAAAGGGCACTTCCAAGGATTGGCTAGACCCTCATTGTCATGAGTCTCAGTTTGAGAAGTGGTACCCCCAGTAA
- the LOC123220437 gene encoding protein DEK, translating into MGEEETKSEVPEVAANGTTNPVEKPVEFVGEKKEIKEDRGVKQVEKDTKDDGVKEMEEDAEGDGVKELEEDKKMDGVNDTEENKKADAGKEMEEDKKDAAKTDEKVETEKMEEDPEVKEEAEQKLDKGSEEPKTEAIKEENEENDEKNGEQEEVNEKAVEAKEKDHKKEESKMLKESTKLGKEKSESKVKGKKSKLVDVKEPEQRTPVTDRPVRERKSVERLVASIEKDVVKEFQIAKGRGTPLKDIPNVAFKLSRRKTDDTFRLLHTILFGRRGKAFQVKSNISRFSGFVWHENEEKQKIKVKEKFDKCNKEKLLELCDVLDIPISKNTRRKEDIVTSLIDFLLAPHATTTELLAEKESRASKKRKRAGKQNSTSGSTPLKRSAKSRRKTEDASKKKGTDSEESDEEEEEEKEEESEEEEKEEENGVPEPSDDEMPEPSESEDKSESEEESEEDVRKRKRSSKTTTKKKQSAGKASTKKIAVTGKSSPPLKRTPKNAPSKRSKADEDSDISPKVFSRKRKNEKVTTEKASTPTKSTPKEKPGRKASKGKEKAKEEELRPSDEDLRDAICEILKEVDFNTATFTDILKQLAQRFDMDLTPRKSSIKLMIQEELTKLADEAGDEDGEGDTEKGETQSTGQEVEA; encoded by the exons ATGGGTGAGGAAGAAACAAAGAGTGAAGTTCCTGAGGTGGCAGCAAATGGGACAACTAACCCGGTGGAGAAACCAGTAGAATTTGTGggtgagaaaaaagagattaaggAAGACAGAGGAGTCAAACAAGTGGAAAAAGATACAAAAGATGATGGAGTGAAAGAAATGGAAGAAGATGCTGAAGGTGATGGAGTTAAAGAATTGGAAGAAGATAAGAAAATGGATGGAGTGAATGACACtgaagaaaataagaaagcTGATGCGGGGAAAGAAATGGAGGAAGATAAGAAAGATGCTGCGAAAACTGATGAGAAAGttgaaactgaaaaaatggaGGAAGACCCAGAAGTCAAGGAAGAGGCCGAACAAAAATTGGACAAAGGAAGTGAGGAACCAAAAACTGAAGctatcaaagaagaaaatgaggagaATGATGAAAAGAATGGTGAGCAAGAGGAGGTAAATGAGAAGGCTGTTGAGGCAAAGGAGAAAGACcataagaaagaagaaagtaaaatgttgaaagagTCAACAAAGCTTGGGAAAGAGAAGAGTGAGTCGAAAGTTAAAGGAAAGAAGTCAAAGTTAGTAGATGTTAAGGAGCCTGAGCAAAGGACTCCTGTTACTGATCGCCCCGTGCGGGAGCGGAAATCTGTTGAAAGGCTTGTGGCCTCCATTGAGAAAGATGTTGTAAAGGAATTCCAAATTGCAAag GGACGTGGTACCCCATTGAAAGATATTCCTAATG TGGCGTTTAAATTATCTCGAAGGAAAACTGATGACACCTTCAGACTGCTTCATACAATTCTCTTTGGAAGAAGGGGAAAG GCATTTCAGGTGAAAAGCAACATATCTCGATTTTCTGGCTTTGTGTGGCATGAAAATGAG GAAAAGCAAAAGattaaagtgaaagaaaaattcGACAAGTGTAACAAAGAGAAGTTGCTGGAATTATGTGATGTGCTAGACATTCCAATTTCCAAGAACACTAGGAGGAAG GAAGATATTGTCACAAGTCTGATAGACTTTTTGTTGGCTCCCCATGCCACAACTACAGAGCTGCTTGCTGAGAAAGAG TCAAGAGCAAGCAAGAAGCGCAAGCGGGCAGGCAAACAAAATTCAACATCTGGGAGCACACCTTTGAAACGTTCAGCAAAG AGTCGAAGAAAGACTGAAGATGCTTCAAAGAAGAAGGGTACTGATTCTGAGGAGTCTGatgaagaggaggaggaggaaaaagaagaagaatctgaagaagaggaaaaagaagaagaaaatggtgttccCGAGCCTTCTGATGATGAGATGCCTGAGCCTTCTGAAAGTGAGGACAAAAGTGAGTCCGAGGAAGAATCTGAAGAAGATGTGAGGAAACGCAAACGAAGTTCAAAGACCACTACTAAAAAGAAGCAATCTGCTGGAAAGGCTAGTACCAAGAAAATCGCAGTTACTGGCAAGTCCAGTCCACCACTGAAAAGAACACCAAAGAATGCACCATCTAAGCGATCTAAGGCTGATGAAGACAGTGATATTAGCCCGAAGGTATTCtcaagaaagaggaaaaatgagaAGGTAACAACGGAAAAGGCTTCAACTCCAACAAAAAGTACACCAAAGGAAAAACCtg GAAGAAAAGCTTCAAAAGGTAAGGAAAAAGCCAAGGAGGAGGAATTGAGGCCAAGTGATGAGGATTTGAGGGATGCAATATGTGAAATTCTGAAGGAAGTGGACTTCAATACA gCTACCTTCACTGACATTCTGAAACAACTTG CTCAACGATTTGACATGGATCTCACTCCTAGGAAGTCATCTATAAAGCTGATGATCCAAGAAGAGCTCACCAAACTAGCTGATGAGGCAGGTGATGAAGATGGGGAAGGTGATACCGAGAAAGGTGAAACCCAGTCCACCGGCCAAGAGGTTGAAGCCTGA
- the LOC123213015 gene encoding nuclear transcription factor Y subunit B-3-like, which produces MADSDNESGGERDRSQNAGANSTSELSPREQDRFLPIANVSRIMKKALPANAKISKDAKETVQECVSEFISFVTGEASDKCQREKRKTINGDDLLWAMTTLGFEDYVEPLKVYLQRFREIEGEKVARDKDVPPGTGGGMGDYGMAMMMGHGSHQLHQGHMYGSSGFHHMALGGGIGKGGPNLSRPRYNK; this is translated from the coding sequence ATGGCGGACTCAGATAACGAGTCAGGCGGGGAAAGAGACAGGTCTCAGAACGCTGGTGCGAACTCAACCTCGGAGTTGTCTCCGAGGGAACAAGACCGGTTCTTACCGATAGCAAACGTGAGCAGGATCATGAAAAAGGCTCTGCCGGCGAACGCGAAGATATCTAAAGACGCTAAAGAGACCGTACAAGAATGTGTGTCGGAGTTCATAAGCTTCGTGACGGGCGAGGCGTCGGACAAGTGCCAGAGAGAGAAGAGGAAGACGATTAATGGCGATGATCTTTTGTGGGCAATGACCACTTTGGGCTTTGAAGATTACGTGGAGCCACTCAAGGTTTATTTGCAGAGGTTTAGAGAGATAGAGGGGGAGAAGGTGGCGCGTGACAAGGACGTGCCTCCGGGTACGGGTGGTGGGATGGGTGACTATGGCATGGCGATGATGATGGGGCATGGAAGTCATCAGCTTCATCAAGGACACATGTACGGCTCAAGTGGGTTTCATCATATGGCTCTGGGTGGTGGGATTGGCAAGGGGGGGCCTAATCTAAGTAGACCCAGATATAATAAGTAG